One segment of Hippopotamus amphibius kiboko isolate mHipAmp2 chromosome 2, mHipAmp2.hap2, whole genome shotgun sequence DNA contains the following:
- the BCL2A1 gene encoding bcl-2-related protein A1 — protein sequence MTDSEFGYVHMLAQDYLNYVLQIPQPGSGSSKTSRVLQNVAFSVQNEVEKNLKPCLDNFDVVSVDAARTIFNQVMEKEFEDGIVNWGRIVTIFAFEGILTKKLLRELIAPGVDTYKDISYFVAEFITKNTGEWIRQNGGWENGFVKKFEPKSGWLTFLEVTGKICEMLRLLKLYY from the exons ATGACTGACAGCGAGTTTGGCTATGTTCACATGCTGGCCCAGGACTACTTGAACTACGTCCTGCAGATACCGCAACCTGGATCCGGTTCAAGCAAGACATCCAGAGTGTTACAAAACGTTGCTTTCTCAGTCCAAAATGaagtggaaaagaatttgaaaccaTGCTTGGACAATTTTGATGTTGTGTCTGTAGACGCTGCCAGAACAATATTCAACCAAGTGATGGAAAAGGAATTTGAAGATGGCATCGTTAACTGGGGAAGGATTGTGACCATATTTGCATTTGAAGGTATTCTCACCAAGAAACTTCTACGAGAGCTGATTGCCCCAGGTGTGGACACTTACAAGGACATTTCTTACTTTGTCGCAGAGTTCATAACCAAAAACACAGGAGAGTGGATAAGGCAAAACGGAGGCTGG GAAAATGGCTTTGTAAAGAAGTTTGAACCCAAATCTGGCTGGCTGACTTTTCTGGAAGTTACAGGAAAGATCTGTGAAATGTTACGTCTCCTGAAGCTGTACTATTGA